GAACACGAGATACTGGAGCAGGTCCTGGGCTCCGACGGGTTCGAAAAAAACCTCGACGACGCCGTCGAGCGCATCATGACCAGCCGCTCCACCCCCTACCACGAGGCGGAGCAGATAATCGCGAGATTGAATGTAGATCGGCTGAACCTGAACTGAAAACCCCACCACGAAAGGTGCGGAAATGCTCTACAACTGGGTTCCGGAGCAGCAGGAGGTACGGGACAGGGTAAAGGCGTTCTGCGAGGAGCACGTGGTTCCCTTTTCGCAAGCCTGGGACCGCCGGCCCCCAGAGTTCCCCGAGGAGATTTTCCAGAAAATGGCGAAGGAAGGCTTCGTCGGCTTCCCCAGCTCCAAGGAGTACGGCGGGCGGGGCGAGTCCAAAATCCGCTACGCCACCCTGATCGAGGAGATGAGCAAGTACGACGGCGCCGTTGGCATCGTGATGGCCGTGGCGGTCCTGGCCTCCTACCCCATCGAGAAGTACGGCACCGAGGAGCAGAAGCGGAAGTACCTTCCACCGATGGCACGGGGCGAGGTCAAAGGCGCCTTTTCCCTCACCGAGCCCGAGGCCGGCTCCGACGCCGCCAACCAACAGACGCGCGCGGTGGATAAAGGTGATCACTACCTGGTCAACGGTGAGAAGATCTTCACCCAATCGGGCAACGTGGCGGATGTATTCGTATTGATCTGCCGGATCATGGAGAGCGAAGACCAGCCGCTGGAAAAAGGCAAGGTCAGTGCTCTGATCTTCGATGATATAAACGATCCTGGTTTCACCGCCGAGATGATCGAGCACAAGATGGGTATCCGGACGGCCACCACCGGTCATCTCTGGTTCAAGGACGTGAAAATCCCCAAGGAAAACCTGCTGGGCCCGGTGGGCAAGGGCTTCCGCATAGCCTTGAGCACACTGGACTCGGCCCGTATCGGCGTGGCGGCCCAGGCCTTAGGCATTGCCCAGCGCGCCTTCGATGAATCGGTGGCCTACGCCAAGAAGCGGGTCCAGTTCGGCAAGCCCATCGGCATGTTCCAGGCGATTCAGTGGATGGTCGCGGACATGGCCACCCGCATAGACGCAGCGCGTCTGTTGACCTACCGCGCCGCTCAGCTTGAGGACCAGGGAGATGTGAGGTACTCCCGCGAGGCCGCCATGGCCAAGCTATTCGCCTCGGAGACCGCCACCTTCTGCGCCGACTGCGCCATGCAGATCCACGGAGGATACGGCTACTGTGGCGAATT
The sequence above is a segment of the bacterium genome. Coding sequences within it:
- a CDS encoding acyl-CoA dehydrogenase family protein gives rise to the protein MLYNWVPEQQEVRDRVKAFCEEHVVPFSQAWDRRPPEFPEEIFQKMAKEGFVGFPSSKEYGGRGESKIRYATLIEEMSKYDGAVGIVMAVAVLASYPIEKYGTEEQKRKYLPPMARGEVKGAFSLTEPEAGSDAANQQTRAVDKGDHYLVNGEKIFTQSGNVADVFVLICRIMESEDQPLEKGKVSALIFDDINDPGFTAEMIEHKMGIRTATTGHLWFKDVKIPKENLLGPVGKGFRIALSTLDSARIGVAAQALGIAQRAFDESVAYAKKRVQFGKPIGMFQAIQWMVADMATRIDAARLLTYRAAQLEDQGDVRYSREAAMAKLFASETATFCADCAMQIHGGYGYCGEFSDIEHIYRDARITRIYEGTSEVQRMVIGLSYLR